One stretch of Methylopila sp. 73B DNA includes these proteins:
- a CDS encoding helix-turn-helix transcriptional regulator has translation MPFAERLNELIDQLSEGNKAAFARLCGVQESSIRQYAAGTKPSLDNLIAISAATAKSIDWLVRDDGAQISAEPEEGKGLLDTFALVPRYDVRASAGLGAVVPSEEILEYLAFRREWLTRLGVSPSNAILSEITGDSMEPTIPDGALILINTAVDKVMNGFIYAIRRDDELLVKRVQIRVDGTVVLISDNPRYEREEFPADKAVSLHVVGQVVWNAFALVGKGRL, from the coding sequence ACGAGCTGATCGACCAGCTCTCCGAGGGCAATAAGGCTGCCTTCGCACGACTGTGCGGCGTTCAAGAATCATCAATCCGGCAGTACGCGGCGGGTACAAAGCCCTCGCTGGACAACCTAATTGCCATCAGCGCTGCGACGGCTAAAAGCATCGACTGGCTCGTGAGAGACGACGGAGCGCAGATTTCTGCGGAACCGGAGGAGGGCAAGGGTCTGCTGGACACATTTGCCCTTGTCCCGCGCTACGATGTGCGGGCCAGCGCAGGCTTGGGCGCAGTGGTCCCGAGCGAGGAGATCCTCGAGTATCTGGCGTTCCGTCGTGAGTGGCTGACGCGCCTGGGCGTCTCGCCTTCGAACGCCATCCTTTCCGAGATCACCGGCGACAGCATGGAGCCGACCATCCCGGACGGCGCGCTGATCCTCATCAACACCGCGGTCGACAAGGTGATGAACGGTTTTATCTATGCGATCCGCCGGGACGACGAATTGCTAGTCAAACGCGTTCAAATCAGAGTGGACGGAACCGTGGTTCTGATCTCCGATAATCCGCGCTATGAGCGCGAAGAGTTTCCGGCGGATAAAGCCGTGTCTTTGCATGTTGTTGGGCAGGTCGTATGGAACGCCTTCGCACTCGTTGGAAAGGGGCGGCTATGA